One window from the genome of Microbulbifer pacificus encodes:
- a CDS encoding rhodanese-related sulfurtransferase: protein MTDTTTVVCALYKFVSLDDFESLREPLLKVMLDNEVRGTLLLAHEGINGTVAGSRAAIDTLLAYLKSDPRLATLDYKESLTDEMPFLRSKVKLKREIVTMGVEGIDPRRTVGTYVKPRDWNALISDPEVLLIDTRNDYEYQVGTFEHAVNPNTTSFREFPQYVKDHLDPQKHKKVAMFCTGGIRCEKSTAYLKEQGFDEVYHLQGGILKYLEEVPKEETLWKGECFVFDDRVTVNHDLERGSYQQCNACRMPVTDEEIQSPQFEKGVSCPHCFETVSDADKARFREREKQIQLAKARGEDHLGHDAKATTEARRRHKQTLRRQQAEQVGRA from the coding sequence ATGACCGATACCACTACCGTGGTCTGTGCACTGTACAAATTTGTCAGCCTGGACGATTTCGAATCCCTGCGCGAGCCCCTGCTCAAGGTCATGCTCGACAACGAAGTGCGCGGCACTCTGCTGCTGGCCCACGAGGGCATCAACGGCACCGTAGCCGGCAGCCGCGCGGCCATTGATACCCTGCTCGCCTACCTCAAATCCGACCCTCGTCTTGCCACCCTGGATTACAAAGAGTCGCTTACCGATGAGATGCCGTTCCTACGCAGCAAGGTGAAACTGAAACGCGAGATCGTCACCATGGGTGTGGAGGGTATCGACCCCCGTCGCACCGTGGGCACCTATGTCAAGCCCCGGGACTGGAACGCGTTGATCTCAGACCCGGAAGTGCTGCTGATCGATACCCGCAACGACTACGAATATCAGGTGGGAACTTTCGAGCACGCGGTCAACCCGAACACCACCAGCTTCCGCGAATTCCCCCAGTACGTAAAAGACCATCTGGACCCGCAGAAACACAAAAAAGTCGCCATGTTCTGCACCGGCGGTATCCGCTGTGAAAAATCCACGGCCTATTTGAAAGAGCAGGGCTTTGACGAGGTCTACCACCTCCAGGGTGGCATATTGAAATATCTGGAAGAAGTGCCGAAGGAAGAAACCCTGTGGAAGGGCGAGTGCTTTGTGTTCGATGATCGCGTCACCGTAAATCACGATCTTGAACGCGGCAGCTACCAGCAGTGCAACGCCTGCCGCATGCCGGTAACCGATGAGGAAATACAGTCACCCCAGTTTGAGAAAGGGGTCAGCTGCCCCCACTGTTTCGAGACGGTTTCCGACGCCGACAAGGCGCGCTTTCGCGAGCGGGAAAAGCAGATACAGCTGGCAAAGGCCCGCGGCGAAGATCACCTGGGGCACGATGCCAAAGCCACTACGGAAGCCCGCCGCCGGCACAAGCAGACACTGCGCAGGCAACAGGCCGAGCAGGTGGGTAGAGCCTGA
- a CDS encoding tetratricopeptide repeat protein yields MLIPRKNPAPCLFKSLGAALLALHLGAVAPANAEPNESEGMAPLIAEAEENALAGDYDAALPLYERAISGLRGDPHSQNLLRYRYGIVLNALGGERPDLYPLARSQFEAVLTYIESSPGLPFEHSAGRVRSAIAHTYHQHSALQENPNKRAAMLRNAYQLYTSAIGDLRQERDWQNLAITAFNIGQVCEWQGNVEEAIHWLEQAVDLDRRHDLEDLEEDLAYLTALRELANPRQPVSDTAI; encoded by the coding sequence ATGCTGATTCCGCGGAAAAATCCGGCCCCGTGCCTGTTCAAGTCTCTCGGCGCAGCGCTGTTGGCGCTGCACCTGGGCGCAGTCGCTCCGGCCAACGCGGAGCCGAATGAGTCTGAGGGCATGGCGCCACTGATTGCAGAGGCCGAGGAAAACGCACTGGCGGGCGACTACGACGCGGCCCTGCCCCTTTACGAGCGGGCCATATCCGGGCTCCGCGGTGATCCCCACAGCCAGAATCTGCTGCGCTACCGCTACGGTATCGTGTTGAATGCCCTCGGCGGCGAGCGCCCGGACCTCTACCCGCTGGCCCGCAGCCAATTCGAAGCCGTACTCACCTATATCGAGTCGTCACCGGGGCTGCCGTTTGAGCACTCCGCCGGGCGGGTGCGCTCCGCCATCGCCCACACCTACCACCAGCACTCCGCGCTACAGGAAAACCCCAACAAACGCGCTGCCATGCTGCGCAATGCCTACCAGCTATACACCAGTGCTATCGGCGACCTGCGTCAGGAGCGCGACTGGCAGAATCTCGCCATCACCGCATTCAATATCGGCCAGGTGTGTGAATGGCAGGGCAATGTGGAAGAGGCCATCCATTGGCTGGAACAGGCCGTTGATCTCGACCGTCGCCACGATCTGGAGGACCTGGAAGAAGATCTGGCCTATCTGACCGCTTTGCGTGAACTGGCAAATCCCCGCCAACCGGTGAGCGACACCGCTATTTGA
- a CDS encoding FAD-binding and (Fe-S)-binding domain-containing protein: MIPALREISDVQALYLQFLKVLKQAGFRGDSSPSYASRTVLATDNSIYQVLPQAVVYPRDVHDLQLLMELADREEFHKVVLSPRGGGTGTNGQSLTDGLVVDLSRHMNRILEINPEERWVRVQTGVVKDQLNAALKPHGLFFAPELSTSNRATIGGMINTDASGQGSCVYGKTRDHVLELSSVLMGGALWHSRVIDDAELAAIREQDSRAGKIHRIVDDIERDKRDLIAAKFPRLNRCLTGYDLAHIRDSEKGRDGRFNLNNILCGSEGTLGFIAEAKLNLLKIPTCAALVNLNYDHFQDALKDAADLMKAGPTSIETVDSKVLQLAMGDIVWDSVSEYFPQNERPVNGINLVEYTAESEEELDAALAKFTAHIDSLIGEPGKSFGYTIARGHTQVNKIWGMRKRAVGLLGNAKGEQRPIPFVEDCAVPPENLADFIAEFRAALDEAGFAYGMFGHVDAGVLHVRPAIDMKDPEQAKQVRVITEKVVALAQKYNGLLWGEHGKGVRSEFAPAFFGELYPELQKIKAAFDPRNQLNPGKIATPSAASGLLKIDQVPTRGEHDRQIPVQVWEGYSEGVYCNGNGACFNWNPDDAMCPSYKGTRNRIHSPKGRASLIREWLRLLADRSVDPEAVARKSREQSFIIGLPGRIKNSLAKARGEYDFSHEVNESMQACLACKSCAGQCPIKVDVPTFRAKFLELYYSRYLRPLKDYFVGGLEFLMPYLARVPQIYNWPLKLKPVRWVLERGLGLADSPSLSATSLDKAMRELGVPYASRESLRAMGPTQRAKAVVIVQDAFTSYFDAEVVADTLRLLKLLDFNPLVAPFRANGKPLHVHGFLRQFAQTAAGNSAMLNSLAESGVPLVGIDPSMTLTYRGEYQKLLGDKAPRVLLLQEWLAGHTEHLATNRNRLQPGSFTLLPHCTEQSNAAGAGKQWQQVFSALGMELSTQAAGCCGMAGTYGHEVANKETSRVIFQQSWAPKLNGDTSAILATGYSCRCQSKRFANTNLRHPLQALLAQIEDSGFTVSTH, encoded by the coding sequence ATGATTCCAGCACTGCGCGAAATCAGCGATGTACAGGCGCTCTACCTGCAGTTCCTCAAAGTACTCAAGCAGGCGGGGTTCCGCGGCGATTCGAGCCCCAGCTACGCCAGCCGCACGGTACTGGCCACCGACAACTCCATCTATCAGGTACTGCCCCAGGCGGTGGTCTACCCGCGGGACGTGCACGACCTGCAACTGCTCATGGAACTGGCGGACCGCGAAGAGTTCCACAAGGTGGTGCTGTCACCCCGCGGCGGCGGCACCGGCACCAACGGCCAGTCGCTGACCGACGGACTGGTGGTGGATCTGTCCCGGCACATGAACCGCATTCTTGAGATCAACCCCGAGGAGCGCTGGGTACGGGTGCAGACCGGGGTGGTGAAGGACCAGCTGAACGCGGCACTGAAGCCCCACGGGCTGTTCTTCGCCCCGGAACTCTCCACCAGCAACCGCGCCACCATCGGCGGTATGATCAACACCGACGCCTCCGGCCAGGGCTCCTGCGTTTACGGCAAAACCCGCGACCATGTGCTGGAGCTGAGCAGCGTGCTGATGGGCGGTGCCCTGTGGCACTCCCGGGTGATCGACGATGCCGAACTCGCGGCAATCCGCGAACAGGACAGCCGCGCCGGCAAGATTCACCGTATCGTTGACGATATCGAGCGCGACAAACGCGATCTGATCGCGGCCAAGTTCCCCAGGCTGAACCGCTGCCTCACCGGCTACGACCTGGCTCACATCCGGGACAGCGAAAAAGGCCGGGACGGCCGCTTCAACCTGAACAATATCCTGTGCGGCTCCGAGGGCACCCTCGGCTTTATCGCCGAAGCCAAGCTCAATCTGCTGAAGATCCCCACCTGCGCGGCGCTGGTAAATCTCAATTACGACCACTTCCAGGACGCCCTGAAAGATGCGGCCGATTTGATGAAAGCCGGCCCCACCTCCATCGAGACCGTGGACAGCAAGGTGCTGCAGCTGGCGATGGGCGACATCGTGTGGGACAGCGTGAGCGAATACTTCCCCCAGAACGAACGCCCGGTTAACGGTATCAATCTGGTGGAGTACACCGCGGAATCCGAGGAAGAACTGGACGCGGCGCTGGCGAAATTCACCGCCCATATCGACAGCCTGATCGGCGAACCCGGCAAGAGCTTCGGCTATACCATCGCCCGCGGCCATACCCAGGTGAACAAGATCTGGGGCATGCGCAAGCGCGCGGTGGGCCTGCTCGGCAACGCCAAGGGCGAGCAGCGTCCGATTCCATTCGTGGAAGACTGTGCAGTGCCGCCGGAAAATCTGGCCGATTTCATTGCCGAATTCCGCGCGGCACTGGATGAAGCCGGTTTCGCCTACGGCATGTTCGGGCATGTGGACGCGGGCGTGCTGCACGTGCGCCCGGCCATCGACATGAAGGATCCGGAGCAGGCGAAGCAGGTACGGGTCATCACCGAAAAGGTGGTGGCGCTGGCACAGAAGTACAACGGCCTGCTGTGGGGTGAACACGGCAAAGGCGTGCGCTCGGAGTTCGCACCGGCGTTCTTCGGCGAACTGTACCCGGAGCTGCAGAAGATCAAGGCCGCGTTCGACCCGCGCAACCAGCTGAATCCGGGCAAGATCGCCACTCCCAGCGCCGCCTCCGGCCTGCTCAAGATCGACCAGGTGCCGACCCGTGGCGAGCACGACCGTCAGATTCCAGTACAGGTTTGGGAGGGTTATTCCGAAGGCGTCTACTGCAACGGCAACGGCGCCTGCTTCAACTGGAACCCGGACGATGCCATGTGCCCTTCCTACAAGGGCACCCGCAATCGCATCCACTCGCCGAAAGGCCGCGCCTCGCTGATCCGTGAGTGGCTGCGCCTGCTGGCAGATCGCTCCGTGGACCCCGAGGCCGTCGCGCGCAAGAGCCGCGAGCAGTCCTTTATCATCGGCCTGCCCGGGCGTATCAAGAACAGCCTGGCCAAGGCCCGCGGCGAATACGACTTCAGCCACGAGGTGAACGAATCCATGCAGGCGTGCCTGGCATGCAAGTCCTGCGCCGGCCAGTGCCCGATCAAGGTGGATGTGCCCACCTTCCGCGCCAAATTCCTCGAGCTCTACTACAGCCGCTACCTGCGCCCGCTGAAGGATTACTTCGTCGGCGGCCTGGAATTCCTGATGCCGTATCTGGCGCGGGTACCACAAATCTACAACTGGCCGCTGAAACTGAAGCCGGTGCGCTGGGTTCTGGAGCGCGGCCTCGGCCTCGCGGACTCCCCCAGCCTCTCCGCCACCAGCCTCGACAAGGCGATGCGCGAGCTGGGCGTACCCTACGCCAGCCGCGAGAGCCTGCGCGCCATGGGCCCGACCCAGCGCGCCAAGGCGGTGGTGATCGTGCAGGACGCCTTCACCAGTTATTTCGACGCCGAGGTGGTCGCAGACACCCTGCGCCTGCTCAAACTGCTGGACTTCAACCCGCTGGTGGCGCCGTTTCGCGCCAACGGCAAACCCCTGCATGTACACGGTTTCCTGCGCCAGTTCGCGCAGACCGCCGCCGGCAACAGCGCCATGCTCAACAGCCTGGCCGAGAGCGGCGTGCCGCTGGTGGGCATAGACCCGTCCATGACCCTCACCTACCGCGGTGAATACCAGAAGCTGCTGGGGGACAAGGCGCCCAGGGTACTACTGCTGCAGGAGTGGCTCGCCGGGCACACCGAGCACCTGGCGACCAACCGCAACCGCCTGCAGCCCGGCAGTTTTACCCTGCTGCCCCACTGCACCGAGCAGTCCAACGCCGCCGGTGCCGGCAAGCAGTGGCAACAGGTGTTCAGTGCACTCGGCATGGAACTCAGTACCCAGGCTGCGGGCTGCTGTGGCATGGCAGGCACCTACGGCCACGAAGTGGCGAACAAGGAGACATCGCGGGTGATCTTCCAGCAGTCGTGGGCCCCCAAACTGAATGGTGACACCAGCGCAATTCTCGCCACCGGCTATTCCTGCCGCTGTCAGAGCAAGCGCTTTGCCAACACAAATTTACGCCATCCATTGCAGGCACTACTGGCGCAAATCGAGGATTCAGGGTTTACTGTCAGTACTCACTAA
- a CDS encoding 3D domain-containing protein: MRQNLKKYIIVIAASLVALAGGDAFAAIKKEPEGKKKSMTVTATAYNSIEGQTDDDPWTAAWNNRLRPGDKIIAVSRDLEKHGLTNGAKVKIEGLPGTYTVRDRMNKRYTNRIDVWMEKDLKKARAWGKKKLKIVWHPKKK; the protein is encoded by the coding sequence ATGCGACAGAACCTTAAAAAGTACATCATCGTAATTGCAGCTTCCCTTGTGGCCCTGGCCGGTGGCGACGCCTTCGCCGCGATCAAGAAAGAGCCGGAAGGAAAGAAGAAATCCATGACCGTCACCGCAACGGCCTACAACTCCATTGAAGGCCAGACCGATGACGACCCCTGGACCGCGGCCTGGAACAACCGTCTGCGCCCGGGCGACAAGATCATCGCGGTATCCCGCGACCTGGAGAAACACGGCCTGACCAATGGCGCCAAGGTCAAAATTGAAGGCCTGCCCGGGACCTATACCGTGCGCGACCGTATGAACAAGCGTTACACCAACCGCATCGATGTGTGGATGGAAAAGGACCTGAAAAAGGCCCGCGCCTGGGGCAAGAAGAAACTGAAAATCGTCTGGCACCCGAAAAAGAAGTAA